One Glycine max cultivar Williams 82 chromosome 3, Glycine_max_v4.0, whole genome shotgun sequence DNA window includes the following coding sequences:
- the LOC100780069 gene encoding serine carboxypeptidase-like 11: MFCNFHIILLIALALLVQISSQLGSKVEVLPGFEGPLPFELETGYVGLGEKDDDMQVFYYFVKSENDPQKDPLMLWLTGGPGCSSFSGLAFQIGPLRFKIEEYDGSVPNLILRPQSWTKVCNIIFVDLPFGTGFSYAKNLTAQRSDWKLVHHTHQFLRKWLIDHPEFLSNEFYMGADSYSGIPAPAIVQEISNGNEKGLQPRINLQGYLLGNPITTRNEGNDQIPFAHGMGLISDELYASLQRNCKGEYENRDSRNVLCLRDLKHYDECLSGINTFYILDRYCKSDSPKKHEARWRRSLTQKFEASLNSHLRVPDIRCQIFGFFLATQWANDESVRKSLHIREGTIGKWERCYTTDFEEQIFSSFEFHVNLSAKGYRSLIYSGDHDAVVPFMSTQAWIRALNYSIVEDWRPWLLEDQVAGYTRTYSNQMTFATVKGSGHTAPEYKPEEGFAMFSRWIANMPL, from the exons ATGTTTTGCAATTTTCACATTATTCTTCTAATTGCTCTTGCACTTTTGGTACAAATATCATCTCAGCTTGGCTCCAAGGTAGAAGTGCTTCCTGGCTTTGAAGGCCCTCTTCCTTTTGAACTGGAAACAGG GTACGTTGGATTaggagaaaaagatgatgacatgcAAGTGTTTTACTACTTTGTTAAGTCAGAAAATGATCCTCAGAAAGACCCTCTTATGCTTTGGCTAACTGGTGGTCCTGGCTGCTCTTCATTTTCAGGTCTTGCCTTTCAAATAG GTCCACTTCGATTCAAGATTGAGGAGTATGATGGGAGTGTGCCAAATTTGATCTTGAGGCCACAGTCCTGGACAAAG GTTTGCAACATTATTTTTGTAGATTTGCCTTTTGGAACTGGCTTCTCATATGCAAAAAATCTCACTGCTCAACGGAGTGACTGGAAATTAGTTCACCATACCCATCAATTTCTTAGGAAG TGGCTGATTGATCACCCAGAATTTctttcaaatgaattttatatGGGAGCTGATTCTTATTCTGGCATACCTGCCCCTGCTATTGTTCAAGAGATTTCAAATG GAAATGAAAAAGGTCTCCAACCACGGATAAATCTCCAG GGATATCTGCTAGGGAACCCCATAACAACAAGAAATGAAGGAAATGATCAAATCCCATTTGCTCATGGAATGGGACTTATTTCTGATGAACTATATGCG TCACTTCAGAGAAATTGTAAAGGAGAGTATGAAAATAGAGATTCCAGAAATGTGTTGTGTTTAAGAGATCTCAAACACTATGATGAG TGCCTTTCAGGAATCAATACTTTCTATATTTTGGATCGCTATTGTAAATCTGATTCGCCTAAAAAACATGAAGCTCGGTGGAGGAGATCTCTGACTCAGAAGTTTGAGGCCTCTCTTAATTCTCATCTCAGAGTGCCAGACATAAGATGCCAA ATTTTTGGGTTTTTCCTTGCCACTCAATGGGCCAATGACGAAAGTGTTCGCAAGTCACTGCATATTCGAGAG GGAACTATAGGCAAATGGGAACGTTGTTACACTACAGATTTTGAGGAACAGATCTTCAGTAGCTTTGAGTTTCATGTAAATCTCAGTGCAAAAGGATATCGTTCTTTAATATACAG TGGAGATCATGATGCAGTTGTTCCTTTCATGTCAACCCAAGCATGGATTAGGGCTCTAAACTACTCCATTGTGGAAGATTGGAGGCCATGGCTTCTAGAAGACCAAGTTGCAGG ATACACAAGGACTTACTCGAATCAAATGACATTTGCAACTGTGAAG GGTTCAGGACATACAGCTCCAGAGTACAAGCCTGAGGAAGGTTTTGCCATGTTCAGTAGATGGATAGCTAATATGCCTTTGTAA